In the Glycine max cultivar Williams 82 chromosome 19, Glycine_max_v4.0, whole genome shotgun sequence genome, aaaatattatatgtgtGCTCctataaaaatattgttgttgttttgtaAATGTTATATAAGTGTTAAAAATAGTAGAAAAATTACGTGAGATCTCAAAATACCTCAACGATACCATTGCAATATACTCTTTTCTATGTTAGGACTTACGTCAATACATCTTAAATTATGTTACCTCTTACGTCAATGCATcttcttaattcttaaatttgacAACATTAATTCAGTAGCCAAATTGTAAATGGGGGGAAATTATATAAAGTTACACAAAGAACAAAGATTTTTCAAATCTTCTAATCATCGCGGATTatccttaataaaaataatgtagacATCGTGATTAAGCAAAGACCTGTAGTGACAATGCCATCCCATCAGAAAACTAAGATTCCGCCCtcccttttcttattaatttatgaaagatGATTTTTCCGCGTGGACGTACACAACTTCAATGAAAAGTGGAAAAAATATGAACCCACCCTATGTTTGAATGAATGGGACGGAGGAAAGTGAAGaatggaaagaaaaagacaaaaatgaagagagaaaaaatgataaatgtaatagaaaaagaacattagacattaaaagaaaagaaaacggcCGGATGAATTTACACCCCATTTTTAGAGCTTATGTATGAAAGGAAGAGAAACATAtagaaaaattgattaaaaaatggagagaaatagaaagaaaaataaatacttaaaaaaagaaaaagaaaaataatgaaattaagatagaagaagaaaaaatgcatgATAATAATTacttgaaagaaaatgaagaaaaaatgaaataagaaagagtaaacatataaatataattacaatggatagagatgaaaaagaaaaagggaaatgagaatgatacaataaaaaagtgtaaaatgaatgtaaaaaatatattaaattattcatttatatttatcttgatATGGTAAAAACTCATCAAACCGGCCCTCCACCACTAACCCCATCCTAGTTAAAACTAGTTTAGTAACATCATCATCacattgaataaaaaagaatattatcaCATTTAACAGTCTGAAATAATTGTTCTGTAACAATTTAAAGGAACCAAATCATACTATATGCGCTCAAATAATTCTCAATAAACATCTAAACAACAAAGTACGgtttttctatttaaatataacatattaaattaaattgttttaccTATGCGATTAAtagtatttaaaaatgaatattttagggATGATTTAATAGTAGTAATAATCTGACATgggaagaaattaaaagaaggaTTTGATTAGAGTGTTACATTTGGAGTGTTGGACACGCGCGAAGCACAGTGGTTCCACAGGTCAATGTCGTAGCTGGGGTAATCCTGTATTGTGGGAGCAATGTGTGTTGTTGTAGCAATGTATGAGGATGATAGAAATGCGGGGAATTGCAAATCACTGCAATATGTCTCAGTTTGTCCATTCAGTTGTGATGCCACAAGCTGATCAAGGGATTCCCAGTTAGTGAAGCCTCCACAGTAGTCGCTTTCTGTAAACATATTCATGGTCATGGATTTTGGGCTATCTAGGGTTTTGAGAGGGACATTCTTCTTCTTGAAAACTCTACAGACCACCCACCCGTGTTCCATCTCATTGGTGTTATTAATGTCGTCTAGCCTGTATTCATGCATGATCCAATCAGACTTTTGGCCATTGGGGGCACGCCCTTTGTAGAAAACCAATGTTTTTCTCATTCCAATTATCTTCCCGTTGCTATATATGACCTTGTCGCGCCCCGTGGCCTTCCAGAACCCAACAATGATGGCGCGGTTGGTGCGGCTTCCCGTGGGGTACTTCTTGTCCTTGTGGCTGAACAAGTACCAATCGTTTTGTGGGCTGCTTCCTATTTTGCACATCTCtgcacaaattaattaattacatgcaCTACTCATCAATTATCTTAGCTACTGagcaaaaaaaatcatcacCTTGTATGTCCCATGGTTCGAGTCTGTTGAGATCAACATCGCGAATCACGTCGAGGTCGATCTTCTCGTTGGACACCTTCTTCCTCAAATAGTACTGCAACAGTTCCTCTTCGGTTGGATGAAACCGGAAGCCTGGAGGGACTTGGGATTCTCCATTCACACATATGCTCATCTTCATCTCCGGCATTCAGAGTTCGGTACAAGCCACAAATGATCCAATGCCAAGATATATAATCAacgtgtgtgtttgtgtgttctGGAATGGGTGCGTAAAGGAAGACTATATAGGTGATGTGGATCAAATGTGTCATGAAGACCATCGACTTTTACACAAAAACTGTATATAGAATAACAAAATgttctttattaatatattttttcatatttatgtaTATGAATACAATCTGGTCCAATCTTAAATTATCGTttataataaaatcttaaattatcatttataataaaaatattagtttttgtaataattactttaaaatcatatttgtaATAATTACTACGAGAAAAGAGACCCTTTGCGTGGCTTTGTGCCTTTCTAtaacttcaaaaataaaaaggataataGAAGTTAAGTAATAATGGGTGCATTGATTTATAGGATGTAAAGGTTAGTATATTGTTTAAAGAGTGTAGTTacagggaaaaggaaaaggtatTGATGAAGATAATTATAAAGGTAACAtgcgataaaaaaaaatgtgtatattaaaactaaatttgtcattttttttatatatagtttagATTTATtgaatgacaatataaaaaaatttatactaaaaatacgtacaaattaaactcaatgtatataacaaaattaaaataagtaagagacaaagaaataattacacatacacttaaaaaaatcatactcaACTAATGGacctttaatgaaaaagagGGGGCGAAActgtttgttttaattaatagaTAAAGGTTCATCAGACACCAGTAACAATCCAATTGGTTATACGTGGGGGACAAATCAATTATATATCTTTCATTTCTTGCTTccgtattattttaaattaaaatagtatttcaataataaaagTAATAGTTAAGtgagaaaatattataatttagtccagtataaaactattaaaagacaaaataaagaaacaaagtaaaatcatctaaaaaaacaaagtaaagaAATCGGGGTTTTCCAATCCGTAGGCGAAATATGATAGTAACCCTTCCTAAATTATGTATGTGTTTTTATTAAGAAATCTCTTGATTGAGAGTTagattaattcatttaaaatgtaaagattagaaaataaatttgttttctcaataaaacatgttttatacaaagaatcaggatataaaaaaatttaattggttgaataaagtttgtaaattattataatttttttcatagtttAGTTCAATTTctactgattaaaaaaaaaaactttgtcaACAATGCTGGATTTTGTAATATTAAACACTAAGTTGTCTGTAACATATGTAACTCCATACAAGTTATATTGGAAAACTGATATATGTATTTGCTGCTCACAACTTAGaacagaagaaaaaacaaactatTACAGGATCGCAAGTATTActtcttgaataaaaaaaagtgagatatGTTAGTTTGATCAAATTATACTGTTTAAAAGTTAAACTTAAAATgacatcaaattaaataaaaaaggaagaatcaaaattagGAGTAAAAGAAGTCCTAATGTTGCAGAAGTGGACAAGCGGCATTAGTCATAATAAAATGAAGTGTGGGGTTAGTTCACTATTTCCCGAGAAGAACCACCTACCAAGAAAGATAGACAAAGGAAGTATAGTGTTAGGAAGGGGCCCACGAGTATGCGGGTGTGACTTAGGGGCCCATAATGATTGACGTTGTGGGCAATTTGAAGAGTGAGAGCGCAGGCCCACATCCACTACTACGACCCCTGACCTTAAAATCTCCACGGAAAAGCACCTCTAAAACAACCATAGACCATCCCTTTCCTTTCTCTCTAGAGTCTATCTAGGGCACAGATATGCCACccagtttatgtttttttttatttacgtaaattagtatttttttttttaattttagtctacgtaaaatatttgtttatttttaattcttgttagtttacgtttttttttattttaatcgttATAAATGCAAATTTATGGggatcataaataaaaaaattaaaataaaatcttaaaaaaattaaaattgaaaaattataaatttatataaactataaataaataaataaacttataataagaatcaaaattaaaaatatatatataaattcacaGGAATCAAAACTAAAAGAATAAACTTACATAgagactaaaaactaaaaatgaaaaaacaataactcatcagaataaaataaaaaaagtcattgGCCAGCCAGGCCAGGGATTGCGCTTTTCGATAGGGTGCAGATTAGAAAATGTGATGCATGGCAATAGGTTGGGGAACATGCCAAGATTGGTGGTTATTTTTTTCAGCGGCGGTGATAGGTTGACATTttataaatcatatattttacgAATAACATttgtttctgtttatttttcttttcgtgtcatattatttattataatttcatattttgacATTATTTCTCTAAAGGTAACATTTTCTAAAGAGAGACTATTTGTGACCTAAAAATTAATCTATATGATATTTCTCACACATTGACGGAAAGACGTGTCAGAGTATCCGACGCATTTCGGACACGACATGCATCAAAACACATTGGTTTTGggacttttcttttcaaagatggtttcttctaataattttctttacgAAAGATTATTCTACTTGAAtcttataagattattttgaatatttaacatatattcaaaattaaatctcaaaattatttattaagctGAAATGATCTGGTGTCAGAGATCTCACAATCAATAATAATACATATAATATAAGtgttaacaattttaattttcatattatattatcaattaattaaaaataatgttaaatgaaaatgcataaatgttttattaaaaaatatatatagataatataaaaaaattatattatcatttaattataaattattatgtataataattttatttattttatgagaatTGAGGACGAATCTAGCAGGGGCCTTGACCCCTCCTCTCTCAGATGACcctttatatatgtatatatgaaaaaaaataaaaaaaaataaaaacaaaaaaaaaacttataaaggaaaacatataaaaaaataggtttctgatttaatatttgcttaatttttatatagtaGTGGATCATATATATCTAGTTCTACAAGTAAGATtagaaagaaatatttttatttgctaaaCTCTATTGGATTAATTTCTgacaaaaactaattttatcaagCATATTTCATTATAGAAAAAAGTTTAATCAACACTCCAAATCCCTATACAACAcctaaaaagaaagtaaaatatataggtaagatagaatttatgatgcgataaaaaataaaaatgaaaaatattagtagAGTGTTTAAAATAATGTAGAGTCTATATATCATTAATCGTTGTTATAATCACAAAAGCCATAGATGCCAATGCATGCACGTGCTACGTTGTTGCCTGCTAGCTCCTCTCTTGATAAAAGTAACCCCAGCAGTTTACAATCTTGAAGGATTCCGTGAAAGTAGCTACTACTACTGTTGAGTTTTTGTCTCTTCCACCTTTGGTATAAAAAGGTATATATGCTGATAGCTACATAACCATCTAAAGGAAATGGCCTCATCAGCTAGAAGGCCAGGCCTGAAGATAAGTTATAGCAGCTGCCAATACTTTTCCCTCGATCTGTTCATGACCACGTACAGAAGCATCAAAGTTTGCTTTTATATATGTGTTGGTTAATTTGTAGGGGGCTGCAACTGCAAGTATGGGCTTGCTTGCCTCTATGGTCTACGTTGTGTCAACTGTAGGTCTTAGTAGTGCAGCAACTTTAGCAATTGTTTGTATAAAGTCCAACTTACTTTGATGAAAATTAAGTCCACTGGTTCCGACTGAACCAAATGCCCCCCaccatgttgaaaatgtcaGCTACTTGATATGGCAAAAGAAAGAAACTTGTAAACTAAACTCGTTGAGCCTGATCTAGCCATGTGACTGCGTGACTAATGTATGTTTCACTGTTCCTTCATCTAAACCACAACAAGGGCAAATTAACCGGCTCCACTGCTACATGCTATGCTAGGAGTAGTGTGTTTCATGCTTGCTCTCCTAATCAGATTTCTAGATTTCGGTGTAGTTGGCAGCTCCATTTTTTTCCATAAGCTATCAGTTGGGTTGCGTACGTTTTCAAGTTGAATCAAGAGCTAACTTGCAATTTCGTAACCGGACTTGACTGTATAATTGTCGTCAACAGTTTGTAAGAGATTTAAATCCGATCAATCGCTGCAACTATTTGTGAAAAGAGCTCATTTATTATCGTtaacatttaatataatataactttttatatatcgTTAAATTAATTGCATATTATTCTCATTATACTTAATAAATACATTAACATATTATGGAACTTAAACTCTCCAACCAACTATACTAATACTGTCCAGACTCCAGATGCAAGTACATGGCTAATAAAGTCTCACTTGTCTATATTATGGGGCGCTACAGTAGAAAATAACTTTGTCTTCTAGAACGAAAAAATACCCTAAATTcaccccaaaaaaaattaactttttttatatctttttataattCTCTCGTTGTCTTGTTGAATGGTATCGTTATAGgataaagtttaatttaaaagCATTCTATGAATCCCATTTGCCTAattattcattcttttctaCCAATGATTTGTTTCTTCAATTCATACTAGCTAGTGAGCTAGCTGCCTTGACTTGGAAGGTAGCTgaaattaacatatatgaagGTTAATggagctgataaaaaaaaatgaatgtgaaTCGATTTTATAACTAACATGAAGTGAGCTTCGGCCTGACCCATGCATGAACCAATTTCACCAAATCTGACTCACAAGCTAAACATATTGAAAAATTGATGGTGAGTCAGGGTGAGCTAGCTAGACCAACCCATAtcaacctatttttttatttattttcattttaatattccttggtatttttattttattttattttcttattatttgagTCTTTTGTTATGAATTAGTATGTTGTTAAGAGTTGTTGTATTTAtgcctttttgtttttctatattttcttgtattttttagttttttaaagttAAGTAAGTTTGAGAGTCAATCTTTTTAGAATCTGAGTttagatataattcaacctcAAAAGTTAGAGAGTTGTCTCTCACTTATATACTTTAACTTGGTTTTATTTTACATCACCTCCTCACGCTCAACACTTATTGGACCTTGTGCGTGGATAACAATGGTGAATAACCATTTGGATTAATCTTGGATATAttctgataccatcttagaTTCTTAGAATGTGAATTTAGGTCTAAGTCAATTTCAAAAGTTAGCTCAATGGGTAAGGGTTGCCactcacttatatactctaacttgattttatttttagtcgatGTGAGACTTAggtttttctaataaatttatttaatttatcaactCATTATGGGTTGAATTGAATCGTATACTTTTTATccacataaaaaaattgaattttgataactacgaaatttaagttaatttgatagtcaattttgactaagaatgattataatttatttactttatcgttgtttttaa is a window encoding:
- the LOC100807338 gene encoding NAC domain-containing protein 43; this translates as MPEMKMSICVNGESQVPPGFRFHPTEEELLQYYLRKKVSNEKIDLDVIRDVDLNRLEPWDIQEMCKIGSSPQNDWYLFSHKDKKYPTGSRTNRAIIVGFWKATGRDKVIYSNGKIIGMRKTLVFYKGRAPNGQKSDWIMHEYRLDDINNTNEMEHGWVVCRVFKKKNVPLKTLDSPKSMTMNMFTESDYCGGFTNWESLDQLVASQLNGQTETYCSDLQFPAFLSSSYIATTTHIAPTIQDYPSYDIDLWNHCASRVSNTPNVTL